A window from Mya arenaria isolate MELC-2E11 chromosome 9, ASM2691426v1 encodes these proteins:
- the LOC128202846 gene encoding macrophage mannose receptor 1-like, which translates to MPCAVGNTWRTTELGLLLVVANTAVNYDDALTCCCNNGGHLVRVDSVGVKTLFDQELDGSNDQLWIGGRRFDSNVSGFVFSDGTPITVTFWEAGEPNEEASCIRRVREYWKDRDCQQQYGFVCQRS; encoded by the exons ATGCCTTGCGCTGTCGGAAATACATGGCGAACAACAGAGCTCGGGTTACTCCTTGTGGTTGCGAACACGGCAGTTAACTATGACGACGCGCTCACGTGTTGTTGTAACAACGGAGGTCATCTCGTGCGTGTCGATTCCGTGGGGGTCAAGACATTGTTTGATCAAGAATTGGACG GCTCTAACGATCAGTTATGGATTGGTGGTCGCCGCTTTGATTCCAACGTGAGCGGGTTCGTGTTTTCTGACGGCACACCTATCACTGTGACATTCTGGGAAGCCGGGGAACCAAACGAAGAAGCTTCATGTATACGCAGGGTTAGGGAATATTGGAAGGATAGAGACTGCCAACAACAATACGGCTTTGTTTGTCAGAGATCATGA